A window of the Gasterosteus aculeatus chromosome 21, fGasAcu3.hap1.1, whole genome shotgun sequence genome harbors these coding sequences:
- the LOC144390023 gene encoding uncharacterized protein LOC144390023: MDEVIARLTEISMRQQQITEHLATRQGQTEQELNELRTAAARHVPLPDPRMKVTQLLPKLTADDDVESFLQMFENTATQEGWDPGDWARLVAPLLTGEAQRAYFMLPTERVDDYKELKREILARLGLSPVCAAQYFHDWEYKPRLPARAQAAELSRLAQHWLLEGDPTAALVTERVVVDRFLRALPRSPRQAVGMRNPSTITELVEAVELAEAVQHQGAGERAPPFPRRVIQERRRPEGNPRSEGRPGPPSQRDESMPTADPTPAPGTWLAGCILHQDLPKGAPRVDVEVDGRPFAALLDTGSAVSLIQSHILSPHRLTKATIPVTCVHGDTRHVPTRRVTISAGPDSWPMDVGLVKDLPVPVLIGRDWPGLDRLLAANVPFASPRRAHLQRRPGKRTRHRPVLLASDSGRDESSE, translated from the exons ATGGATGAAGTCATTGCACGCCTAACGGAGATCAGCATGCGCCAGCAACAGATAACTGAACATCTGGCGACGCGACAAGGGCAAACTGAACAAGAGTTAAATGAACTGCGCACGGCTGCTGCACGACATGTCCCACTACCTGATCCCAGAATGAAGGTGACCCAGCTGTTGCCGAAGTTGACAGCTGATGACGATGTGGAATCCTTTCTCCAAATGTTCGAGAATACCGCAACCCAGGAGGGCTGGGACCCTGGTGACTGGGCACGCTTGGTCGCACCCCTCCTCACGGGGGAAGCCCAGCGGGCATACTTCATGCTGCCAACTGAACGGGTAGACGACTACAAGGAGCTAAAAAGGGAAATCCTGGCTCGGCTGGGCCTCTCACCAGTCTGCGCTGCACAGTATTTCCATGACTGGGAGTATAAGCCCCGCCTCCCTGCCCGGGCCCAGGCCGCAGAATTATCGCGTCTCGCGCAGCATTGGCTGCTGGAAGGAGATCCCACAGCCGCCCTTGTGACAGAGCGTGTTGTCGTCGATCGGTTCCTCCGTGCCCTCCCGAGATCCCCTCGTCAAGCCGTCGGTATGCGGAACCCTAGCACGATTACTGAGCTTGTCGAAGCTGTGGAACTGGCGGAGGCTGTCCAACACCAAGGTGCTGGAGAACGAGCTCCGCCGTTTCCCCGGAGGGTGATCCAGGAGCGACGCAGGCCAGAGGGCAACCCGCGGTCTGAAGGCAGGCCGGGGCCTCCTTCTCAAAGAGACGAATCAATGCCCACCGCAGACCCCACACCGGCTCCAGGAACCTGGCTAGCGGGCTGTATCCTACATCAGGATTTGCCAAAAGGGGCGCCGAGGGTGGACGTAGAAGTCGATGGCCGCCCGTTCGCAGCTCTTCTGGATACCGGCAGCGCGGTCAGTTTGATCCAGTCTCATATCCTCTCGCCCCACAGACTAACCAAGGCTACCATCCCGGTCACCTGCGTGCATGGAGACACGCGACATGTTCCAACCAGGAGAGTGACCATCTCCGCTGGCCCTGACTCATGGCCGATGGACGTGGGCCTAGTGAAGGATCTGCCGGTACCCGTCCTTATCGGTAGAGACTGGCCGGGCTTGGATCGCCTGCTGGCCGCGAACGTGCCATTTGCCAGTCCTCGACGGGCCCACCTCCAAAGGCGGCCAGGAAAAAGAACCCGTCATCGTCCCGTCTTGCTGGCCTCCGACAGCGGGAGAGATG AAAGCAGCGAGTGA